ACGCCGAGTACTGTAGCTAGACGCACCGTGAGCAGCACTTTCCATCTCTCCTTAGACAGAGAAACGCCTCAAGATGAGCTACGATCGCGCCATCACGGTCTTCTCCCCGGACGGGCATCTCTTCCAGGTCGAGTACGCTCAGGAGGCCGTGAAGAAGGGCTTGGCGGCGGTCGGCGTGCTCGGTAGCGACTGCGTTGTGATCGCGGTGGAGAAGAAGTCTGCTGTCAAGCTGCAGGACAGCCGCACTATCCGTAAGATCTACAAAGTGGATGCGCACATCTACCTCGCCTTCGCCGGCCTTTCCGccgacgcgcgcgtgctcatCAACAAGGCGCAGCTCGAGTGCCAGCGCTTCTCGCTCAACTATGAGGATACCATCGACGTGGGCATGCTCGTGCGCTACGTGGCGGGGGTGCAGCAGAAGTCGACGCAGAGCGGCGGAAGCCGCCCGTTCGGCGTGGCCACGGTGATTGGGGGGTTCAACGAGGACGGCAAGCCACACCTATGGAAGACAGACCCATCTGGCATGTGCTCTGCCTGGCGTGCCGTCGCCATCGGCCGCCACGACCAGACGGTGATTGAGTACATGGAGAAGAACTACAAGGATGGCATGTTGCGCGACGAGTGTGTGCACTTCGCGATCAAgtcgctgctggaggtggtggagagcGGCTCGCGCAACATCGAGCTACTTGTGCTGCAGTACAAGGAGGAGCGCTACCTGACCGAGGAAGAGCTGCAGAAGTTTGTcgtggaggtggagaaggaaagggaagaggaggcggcgaagaagaagcgacAGGCAGAGCAGGAGTAGCATCTCCCCCTCACCGACTCTCGCACCTCTGAGGATAGCCTGCGCCTGccgtgtgtatgtatgtgtttATGAACGTCGCTGAGGCGGCGCTAGCTGTTATATATCTTTTCTTCTCGGTTTCCACCCCACTCCCGTGCACCGGTGCCGgcaccttctctcttctgctCCTCCCTTCCGGCACTGTCGAACACGTGTGCACGATGCCGCGAGGTGTGCAGATGGGTCGAAGCCGTAGCAGTGGAACAGGGGGCACCCTTCCCCGAGAGTGTCGGGCGATAAAGCGAAGTGAGAGAGCGGCGTGTGTTGAGGTGGCGGAGTTTCTTGGAGGCCTCGTCTGTTCTTCACGAGTGCACGTATGTCTTGGTTCACGAAGTTCTGTCGTGCGGGCGCGTCTGTCAGCAGAGAAACCGAAGGTGAAGTGGGCCCCACGCCGTCttgggcagcagcggcatcaactcgaaggagcggcggcggcgcttctgGATTATGTACGGTCCTCGCTCCATTTTCTTCGCCTCCTGAGCAGGCGCCTCTTTGCCTGAGCGAGGTGAGCCCCGTGCACTGCTGGCACTTGTTGGAGTGGGCCTTCGCGGCGCCGGGCGGGCTGAAACGCTGCGGGCGCAGCCCCACCTCACCGCTggcaccaccccctccttgtATGTCCGAAATGGGACCTGCGCACATCCTCCTTGGCGTGTGGCCCggtcctctcctctcctgtGCAGTgacgctctctctctctctctctttctcttacatacatacacatatacatacatacatgcatacacacatacacttcctgcctctttccttcctcttctccccttccccacaccccacacccCACACCAGCCCACCCCTCTGTCTGCGTGTCGCCACTTCGCTAACTGCTGCGTCTCGGGACGACGCATCCAGCCACACCTCGCTGGCGCGTCCTCAGTCGCGGTCCGCCTCTGTTTCGTTTCGGTTTTCTTTCGTCATCTGCTTTGGCACTCCGCCCTTCCACACTGAGACCTACACTTGCCTgatcccctccccctcccccctcccctgcacgcacacggcacGTGTGCATGCCTGTGTATAGGTAAAACGGCGTTTCGCCTGGTTTctgaggagggagagcgcgcgcgctctcgccTGCGTATCGCGCTTGACAGGGATCGCCTGCTACGCCTGGCGCGGCTGCAACTCAAGGGCGGCTTCctggagagggtgtcgcggCAAACACGGCGGAGCCAGGGTGTGAAAACGATCACGCCACCCACCTACACAGCCGCGCAAGCACGCTCAAGTCTCTTTTACGGCTGCCTCGTGCAcccacggcggtgcagccgatGCTGGGAGACGGCCGAACACTTGAGAACTTGCACTTTGCCATGAGCACCAGCGAGGCAGAATGCAACAACAGCGGAAGTGGCACCCTGGAAGgccgtgcgcgtgcgagTGGTGGGGCAGGCAAGTTCGACAAGGCAATGAAGATGTACCAAAAGTCCATGGCGATTAGGCGGCGCCTGACGAGCatggcgagcagcaccacgcgcTTCGTTGGCAGCAGAGATGATggcggttgcggcggcggcgcactcaATGAagagagcgccgccgcgcagacCTCATTGAGCTCGCTGCGCGGGCCGATGCTCCGTTCATCAACCCAAATCACGCGTGTGGCGCCCGCGTCATCCATCGCGTCCTTCGCCTCTCCGCAGCATTCAcgggcgctgccggagatGGCCTTCGGTGTCGCGACCGGGTGTGAGCCGACAGAGACGGCTTCGCAGCCTGCCACCACACTTGGTACCGGGTCGTCCGTTGAGACGCGCTCGTCCATGGCAGCGTGGATGCTGCACTCGCacgtgccgctgcctgctCTCAACTCAGCCAGGCGCCTCTCCAATCCGCCTGACGTCGAGCGGAAAACGGCGCCATCGTCCTCATCTCCATTCTCTCTGGCCATCCCATCGCGAGGCCGCACGAAACGCGGCAGTGATGATCGCCACAAAAAGGtggccgccggcggcggcgagaacGACGCAGTGTGGCGGAAGGGCAGCCCCACCTGCAGCGCCCACCTAgactttccctctctcttctccgccgAGCGACAACACACTGCATGGCGGCACAACAGCGGCGGAGCGAGCGAGTGTTTCGACGTCG
The genomic region above belongs to Leishmania major strain Friedlin complete genome, chromosome 11 and contains:
- a CDS encoding putative proteasome alpha 7 subunit, which encodes MSYDRAITVFSPDGHLFQVEYAQEAVKKGLAAVGVLGSDCVVIAVEKKSAVKLQDSRTIRKIYKVDAHIYLAFAGLSADARVLINKAQLECQRFSLNYEDTIDVGMLVRYVAGVQQKSTQSGGSRPFGVATVIGGFNEDGKPHLWKTDPSGMCSAWRAVAIGRHDQTVIEYMEKNYKDGMLRDECVHFAIKSLLEVVESGSRNIELLVLQYKEERYLTEEELQKFVVEVEKEREEEAAKKKRQAEQE